TCAGTTGAACACGCTTTGCGGCCCCAGGGTGGTTGGTCCTAAGGGTTAAATCCTCTGGTGCAGTTTACATTCATCCAGTTTACATTCATCCAGTTTACATATACTCGCACTGGCATGAGCCCATTCAACCCTCAgcacagggctgggagagggggttATGTTATTGCCACtctacagatagggaaactgaacCAGGGAGACTCAGTAATTTGTTCAAGACCACAGAACCAGTACGTAGCAGCCTTCTTCTGACCCCAGCCAAGTGTTCTTTCCAAGGCCTCTTATTCATTCTGGGTCCCAGATTTCCCAAACAGGGCTCCACCTGCCTCCATCTGTGAGGTCTACTCAGAGCCTTCTCTGACCCAAGGCACAGAAAAAGAGGTGCAGCAAGGTAGTTTTCTGGGTGCTCTGAAAGCAGTTCAGGACGGAGGTGGAGCCCTGAGAGTTTCCTGGCCATAAGTAACAGCTGTGGAGATCTGTCTCCTGGGCCCCTCTGGGTAAACAGATGGCTTAAAATAGCCCAGAGGTGTGGCTGTGTCTGTGCACCGGACAGGATGAGGGAACAACtttcccctcttttcctctccagaTACCCTGGCATCAAGGAGGTCAGCAAAACAGCTCCTCTCCTAGCCTAGACTCCCAGAGGGGATGGGTCTGTCTACACGGCTCCTTAGATTTGGGCCACAAACTAGCAGAAGAGGGAGCAGacagaggtgaggtgaggtgaggaagGCATACCAGGTAGGAATAAGGAGATATGCCCCATTTGTCACGATTCTGGCTTGAATACGGCACTCAAGATAGAAAGCAGACCTaagaacattaacaaaataacatGGTAGGAAGTGCTAGAAAAAGGTCAAAAACTGTCGTGGTGTGCCAAAGCCAACTCACGATGAGAACGGCCTGTATGCATCTCTTTCCAATTTTGCATTCAGTGACTTCATGTTGGTTTCTTGAAATCTCTATAGTGGGAGTATTTACAGAAATCAACAAATGTTAGAAATCACGActgacttccttcctttctttctctcttccttcctttctttttttctcttccttttctttctttctttctttctttctttctttctttctttcttttattttgtctttcctttccttttctttttcttttcttttcttttcttttttctttccctcttcccccctttctctctttctttctttctttcatagaaCTGGGTGTTGAACCAGCACAccaaggaaagagagaaccctCTAAACACAAAAGGAAGAGTAGAAAGGGCTCAGGTTTGGTTATGCTTAAGATTGAGCTCTGAGGGGTAAGatttgaggcccagagaaggcacCATCCATCAGTACCAGGTTTAATTTCTTGCGTGTTGACCATTGTCCAAACTCTAAGAGGGTGGATCACTCGACCTATCTTTCAGATAGGAAAACCAAGCCTCAAAGGGatgagtaatttgcccaaagttaaTGGATGGAGTAGGGTGTAACCCCAGggctgtctgactccaaatcACCACactgcatcttaaaaaaaaagccataaatgGGAGGCTTcttatattcaacaaatatttactgaataagaATCATTTATTTACTGCCCATTTCCCCCACTAGTATTTAACTTCCATGAGGCCAGGGACTTTGCCTTTTAACTGCTTTATCCCCAGCACAAAAAATAGTGCCTGACTCCTCATAGACACTCAACAGGTATTTGTTGAGTAAGTAAATAACTGAACTGATGAACAAGCACCTATTGTATGTTCGGCTCCCTGCCAGGTATCGGGATAAGGCACTAATTATAGGGAGGGCTTCTGAGAGGAGAGAAGTTCAGGATACATGAAGACCCAGCAGCGCTCTGTGTAGAGGAGAATTCCACGGGTTCGTGCCTCTCTCTGAACTCGGCATGCTTGAGGAAAGCTCTGGGGCATCAAAACTAGTTGTCCCCTCATCTCTCCATCCCAGTGATGAGCGACTGTGGCTCTGCCTAGCAGGCCCCCTGGCTGTGTGTTTGTCTTTGTTGGTCTCTAGTTGTGTTGTATATGATTTTGCATAAAGCTGAACCTGCTATCAAAGGGATTTGCATGGAACAGACATAAATGGCACAGACAGTGACTCCTTTCAACCACTTCTTTAGCTACCAGAGGTTGGCTCCGGCCACATGGGGTACACAGAGAGGACATGCAGGGttcagaggagaagggagggcaaGGAGTGAGGGCCTTCGACTCCGCTGTGAATGCCACAAGCCCCTCACGCCTCGCCCTGGTTTCCAGAGCATGTTGGGAAGGCTTGTCCTAGAAAGAATAGAAGACAGCCACTGATTCTGGCCTCCCTGGCTTCCACCGAGGCTGGGGGAAAGTCAAAGTTCCAGCGTGAAGACAGTGCCTCCCAGGAAAAAGGCAGTGAGCTGCTCAGGGCTCACCAAGGGCAGAATCCCATCCAGAATTGCAAATCAGGAGCCAGCAGCCCAGCAAACCCCATCTGGGCTCTAGGAAGTCAGGCTGTTAGAACTCTCTGCTTCTAGTCTCCTTCTGACCATGCCCACTCCTCAGCATCCACTTTGAAAGTGGTctggaaaagggagaaggaaactgAAACCAGCAACTCTTGCCTCTTCTGAGCAGGGCACAAAAGGTCTGGCAAGGAAAGCTGAGACAAGTCAACACTCAATGACCTATGAGTAGATTTTCCACTCCATGGATTATTTTGGAGCAAATGTTTAATCTCAGACCAGTCTCTGCTGCCTTCCGGGTTGCTTTCTTTCACCGTATAGATTTCTGCTTAGGGAACGCAAATATTTTTAAACGTGAACGTGAGAAAAATATGGTATAAATATATTGCATGTGTTCACATCCTTGCTCCCTCCATCAAGTCGACCATGCTCCAAATGTTCTCTCCCAGATATTAGGATTCTTGGTTTCCTGCCTAGAGAACTGCAATGCCCAGTAGCCTGGGTCTCTGCAAACGAAGTGTGATTGACTTGTGTGCAGGAAGTATGAGGATGTGGTGCTTAAAGAAGGGGGAATGGGGGGGAAGGAATAACACTGTTGGTTTCTGTGCCTGAAGCAGTGGCTGAGCCCAGGTGAAGAAATCTGCTACCCACATGTTTCTCCTGACCACCATGCCGATTAACCcgcgtgtgcgcgcacacacacacaccccacttcaGCAGGAAAACACCCGCTGGGGGGACGACAGCAAGGGCTATAAGTAAATATGGTACTCAGGCATCATgctactaggaaaaaaaaaagatgtttgtgaTTATCTAAGAAATTAGTGtcactatttccttccttccactagCAGGCATAACAGTGTTGACTTATTTTGTGATTCTATAAAATCACCCGAGATGACCATATTGTCTAGCTCCCTGGAGAGATTTCAGCCCTCTCCCACCTCTGTTGCCCTTCAGGGCCTGCTGTTCCAGCCTGTGGGAGGCCCAAAGGACCTCATTTGCCCCTTATGCTCCTTCTGGAAAACCAAGAAGCCCATTGAGAAGCCAAGCAAGCCCAGTTTTTGAACAAGCTGAAAGACTGGGAACCAAGACCTTCCCtgactttcccttttttttttttttaatgtttatttatttttgagagagagagagagtgcaagcaggggaggagcagagagagagagagagggagacacagaatccaaagcagctactaggctctgagctgtcagcacagagcccaacacgaggcttcaacccatgaactgtgagatcatgacctgagctgaagctggatgcttaacctatgagccacccaggagctcctcacCGCACACTCCCACTTTTATTTCAATATTGACTTTCCTTTGCCCCTTGAAAGCATTTCCCTTCCTTAGGCACCTAGTCCAGAAGGCCCTGCTGAAGCACAGAGTAGGCTATTGGGCTGCTGGCCAGAGGGGTGGGAAACTGATATTTATAGAGAGGTGaactttcttcctctcccttggGTTTCAGGTTTCTCTGGGTCTTCTCCTCCTgtgaagggaagaggaggaggggaaagcatCAAAGCTTAAGAGAGGCTGGGAGAAATAGCAGCCTCACACTAACCAGCCAACTCGTAACTATATGCTGGGCCAAGTTCATACTCTCACTGCGCTGCATTTGGCCAAGTTGGAGCAACACTTTTGGGGGCTCCAGAAGGAAACCCAAGGGGCCACACAGGCAGCTATTGGTGAAGCCCCCAACCAGACACACAGTTGTGAATACTTCCAAGGGTTTTGAGAATCCACCATACGGTTGGCTCTGGATagatttgggggcaggggagtgtcTGGCAAATGGCCTTGAAGAGCATCAAGTGTTTGGACAAGGAAGGTAGGCTTTGTGcttctcaggagaaaaaaaaaaatccactctggAAAGTGAAGGTACCATTTAGCAGCCAGTAAAATCTAGGCATGGTCTTGAAGGGTAACTTTCATTGGGGAGAGCTCATTGTAAATGAATTCCCAACAGGGATTGAAATAGGAGAGGAGAACCATTAGGCCATCCATTCTCCCCAAatgttaagtaaataataaacacatttgaCTGGGGACAGAGGGGTTTAGAGAGCTAAGTATAGTACCCAAAAGAATCCTGGGGCCAGGTCCTCAAACACATCCATCTCCACAGTGGAAACTGAACTTGACAGCAAGAGATATGGAAACTTGGGTGGAGCAAATTTTGCGATGGGGGTGGGGAATACGGCAGGGAAACAGCTCATGTTTTTTCAGCTCTTTGGCACCTGGCTGCTTAGCCCTAAGAAGACAAGGCCCTGGGACATCTGGGATTTCCCTGTAGCCCTGGAAGTTAGAAAGGGAAGGCATGTAGGGCAGTAACAGCAGAGTTCATGGTTGCCACAGGGTATCTTTTGGGGCAactgcagagattactttaacaaaaaaaaaaaaaaagaaaacattcagccTCTCCAAGCCAGTACTCAATCCCCTCCTCTCCTGACATTTCAATCTCTCCTGTTAAACGCTCGTCATCTCCTTGGCCCTCCAACCTACAATAGGCTTCCCCATTCTAGAAAGACACGCAGAcacacaaagataaaaacaatcaACTCTGATGCCCTCTCTagcccctttccttttctctctccttcttttaaCTACAAAACTTTCCCCCAAACCCGGTCTTTTTCTGCTGGTTTCATTTCCTGCTCATCCTAGACATAGTCATCACCAAGTCTGGCGTCCTAAGACACCAAGTGGGCTTGCTTAATTTCAAGCTTTTCCCCAGCCTCACTATCTACCTAAAGCCACCCCGGACGTCACTTTTATTACGTCCTTCCTTACTCAAGAGGCTGTAACAATTTTCTGCTGCCGCCTAAATCAGGGCTAAACAGTCAAGAACCTTGGTGCCTTGTCCTCCATGGCTCCctgtgcatttaaaattaaaatgctctCAGCTGTCTTAGCCAGAGTGGAGCTGCTAGCTTATAAGCATCTGGAGGGTAGAggccaagtcttttttttttttttttttttttgacatttagtccttttttgagaaacagtgtgagtgggggaaggacagagagagagggagacacagaatccgaagcaggctccaggctctgagatgtcagcacagagccagacacagggcctgaactcacaaaccatggtatcatgacctgagctgaagtcggacgcctcaccgactgagccacccaggcaccccccaagtcTTTTTTGACTTTGACATGACTCAATACTACATGTGACCTAAACTCTATCAAGGTACTCTTGGATAGCTTGACCTCAAAGATAAAAGCTTCTTGGACACTTATTGTGTGACAACCCTCCTTCACCTGAGGGAAAAGACAGACTTGAGAAAGTCACCTGGAGAGGGGGGTACTGTGCGTTGTGGGCCAGCCCAGGACCAAGATGCAACAGCCATGAGTGAcaaggaggagaaatggaagcAGGAAATGTTCCGCAAAATCTTCCAGAAATGGAAGCAGGAAATGTTCCGCAAAATCTTCTTCTTGCTCTATCATGAGAAATTTTACATGCTTGCTACTTTGTAAGATTGCTATTTGAACACTGCTTTTCCAACGTTGCCACctattagaatcatctggagggtgtgtttgtttgtttgtttgtttaatgctGGTGCCTGGGTTCCCTCCAGACCTTCTGATTTCATTGCCTTGGCATGGGGCCCAGGCACTGACATGTGTAGAGTCCTCTGGGTGATTGGGCTATGTAGCCTCCCGCCAGAGAGTGCTTTAGAAACGCAGGCGCGTGCTGTGTGTTGGAGGGATGGTGGGGGGTTTGGAGACCCTCACTATTGGGGTGACCTGAATGCACACCTCCAaattctctcccctgctccagaTAACACCTTTCTGAATTCTTTCACGCCGTGTGGTCGCTGATGCTAGCCTGGGCAAGGCCGGCTTTGCCCGGGAGAGCCGACATGTCTCTGAGGCACCGAGGCTGGAGAGCCACCTGCTTTTAGACATAAGCGCtcatccttctttctcctcccctgtcccctctgccctctcGCCCCACAGGGAGCGGCTGCCCGTCAATTTCTTTAAGTTTCAGTTCCGGAACGTGGAGTACAGCTCCGGGCGGAACAAGACCTTCCTCTGCTACGTGGTGGAAGCGCAGGGCAAGGGGGGTCAGGTGCAGGCCTCCCGCGGGTACCTGGAGGACGAGCACGCCGCCGCCCACGCCGAGGAGGCCTTCTTCAACACCATCCTGCCGGCCTGCGACCCGGCCGTGCGCTACAACGTCACCTGGTACGTATCGTCCAGCCCCTGTGCCGCCTGCGCCGACCGCATCGTGCGGACCCTCGGCAAGACCAAGAACCTGCGCCTGCTCATCCTGGTGGGGCGCCTCTTCATGTGGGAGGAGCCCGACGTCCAGGCCGCGCTGCGGAGGCTGAAGGAGGCCGGCTGCCGGCTGCGCATCATGAAGCCCCAGGACTTCGAGTACGTCTGGCAGAATTTTGTGGAGCAGGAAGAGGGCGAGTCCAAGGCCTTTGAGCCCTGGGAGGACATTCAGGAGAACTTCCTGTACTACGAAGAGAAGCTGGCGGACATCCTGAAGTAGGCCCGCCGGGCCCAGCCTCACGTGAGTCACGGCGCCCCTGTGGTCTTGTTAGCCTTGAACTTGGGTCGAAGGCTGGCGGGCAGGTGGCAGAGTGCGGGAGGTTTGACCTGGCCAGGAACgaatttcccttctctgctctgggGGGGTTGTAAACACATTTTACatctattgatttttgagagacagagttagTGCACgagtggtggaagggcagagagaggagacccagaatccgaagctggctccaggctctgagctgtcagcacagagaccgacggggggctcgaacccacaaatcgtgagatcatggcctgagctgaagtcggacactcaaccgactgagccacctaggcgccccgtaaacacattttagaagatcccaagttttccttttctcttaactGCAAATTCGTCTCCCTAAACCCTTTTCGTTTCTACCCTGTTGTATCAAATGAACTTTCCCCAGAACTTTGGAATACTCAAAGGTTGACAGGAATCTTCAAGCTTTGGTGAGACCGAGTGACCTGCCGTGGTCAGACTGTCCCTCAAGAAGCATGCCCCCACTGGCGTTGAGTCCAGACTTACTGACTCCGGACATCTTCTGGAGGCCCTGTTCCCACCCCCAATTGCAATCTTACCATTCCATTGTCCTGTAATGTAGGCTTTTCATTCCTTCAAATGTAACTTTTTCATTTGGGGTACTTTTGAAAGTCCCCAAATGGATTTGTATTcaacttattattattttgccaGAGAGGCtttcatgttttcaaataaatggtTCGGCCTTGAAGGAGACCAATAATTTCGGTGTGAATATACAACACAAGAACATTTTTCTTACTTTGAGAAGACCTCAGCGGAACTCATAGAAAAATGCTGTATTCAGGAATGGGGATACCACAGCAACAAGTTCCTCTATGCAGGAATATAGAAAAGGTTAAAAAGATGTTTGTAAATGAGACAGCAGCTCAGAAGTAGCCTCCTACAGACATCAAGATGTGACAGAACTGGAAGTAAAGATTAGCTATTTAGGCAAATAATTAGGACACAATTAAGGCCAACTTGGCCTCTTGCTGAGGGTAAATTAGACTCTCACAGAAACAGGCCGATTACCCTCAGGAAAGAGGGTAAAAGATCCTTTGCTAACTTTTTTTGAGTTCGGTCTGATCTAGTTTGCTCCCGCAGAAATGCTATAACCAAGTCCCTTCACAAGGCCTGAGTTACTGATCAAGATCCTCCAGAAACGAAGAAAGGGTCTTTACCACCCTCTTCTCCAACTTAAATTCTGGAACAATTCACATATTAACAAAATGTGAATGCAGCATGCTTCTATGAAGCTTCTATGAAGCGATGAAGCTTCTATGAAGCGATCCAATTTACTCTTGGTCTCTCTCACCCTTAATATTCTTAAGAGAACATGTGGCTTCATAGACACGTTTTTGGAAATATCAATGTTCTGGAGCTCGATGTTGCCAGACGTCTGCTATTAGACATGCACACAGGGTGCCTGATAATTCTCCAGCTGAGCATTTGCCAATCCGAGAGGACATgatttttggccattttttacAAAAAGCAGGGCCCATTGAATTCAGTGAGAATATGGTCACGTAATGCAACATGGTATTCTGTTCACATAAAATATGACACCGCTCTAGTGGTGGCGAGTgataaaaatagatttctaaGGGTGACTTCTGAAAATACCAAACTTTTAAACACCTTGAGAATTATATTAGTGTAGGTGCTATCACTGTAATTATAAACCCTACTCAGACTCCAGAATGATGAATGGTAGCTTAATTTTAACTATAGTATACTTTCTTCGTAAATGCCTTTCTGAGTCACAGGCCACTTCTTCCAGCTGCCTAACCAGCAAGTCTTCAGagatgcgtgtgtgtgcatgtgcgcgcaCCTGTGCACGCACGTTGTTTCTTCCATTAAGTTAAATAATTAGATAGCTAAATCTGCTATAAAAAGTAAGCATTTCAAGGAGGATTAAAAGGAGCTTTTAATTTTGGATAATTGAGGGTTGTATCTTACGCTAATCTAAACGGAAGTAAAATAGATAAATCAGTTTGAGGGGAAAGTCCATTTCCaagtcaaattattttaaaataaaatactattggACATGTTCCACCTTATAAGCCTCTTTCCATTAGTGTACATGACCGTATTATCTGGACCCATTAACATGCTTCTCTGTACTGTATTTGAGTTATTCATGTTCCTGAAGGGAAAGGTTAAAATGtacccagtttaaaaaaaaaaaaaaaaaaaaaaggcatgaaatcCAGTTGTAATCTAAAAGCCCTAAAGAACAACTCCGCTTAGAATACTAAGAAATGggcatttgttaaagaaaatttgCCCTACGTTTCttattccatctttttaaaaaaaatgacagaataggACTTAACCATGTATCTAACTCAAGAGAATAGAATTAAAGTAGGGATCTTCTGGGGTTTTCCCTGTGTGAACCACACCAAAACATGAATAGAGCAAACCTAACACTGGGAACAGTGGAAATCACAGGCAACTGGGGGAGAAATTCAGATTGCTGGGGAGGGCACACAGAGACCTCAGCTCAAAAGAAACTCTTCATTGGGGCCAGCAGAGCTCTCAGTAACatgctttcttgttttctcaCTAAGGTCTGCCTGCTGCCACCAGGAGACAGCAGTGACATGTATGGCCATCTGGGACATGTCTGACTTCCTAATACCACTTGAGCTGGACAACATTGGACACCAACCAATCCTCCTGCACAGGCCCTCCAAGGACTCTAAATATACTGCTCATGCTGTAAATCATTTAAGCCATGGCTCTCTCTAAGGCTGCTCTAAGGCTGCTCTTGGGAAAAGTGAGTTGCAAGGAAAATGACAACTGCATATAGGCCGCAGGCATCTGTGGGGCTGAGGGGCCTAATTATTCCCCCAAATGGGTGGCTTTGAGGCAAAGAGCCTCAGACCCAAGGTTTGTGCAGATCTTTGAAATATGTCCGGATGTGTATTTgttaagttgtttttgttttttttttttttttaaagaaagatagcaacattaataaaagaagtgGTGTGGTTTTTCTGTGACCAGGTTTTTTAGGGAACTTGGACATTTAGAAGTTACTATGTACAGTGAACAAGTCCTAGGAATAGGGACGCTCCCAGGCTATGAGCCAAGCCAGGATATTAGAAAGTGGAAGGGAGGCTTAATCCAGGGCTTGTCCAGGCAACACAGGATACTAACTCTCCTAGGCGGACTTCCCACCCCAGTCTTGACCTTTATCCagtattttcttctgtgattACTTGTAATTGAGtgccttttcccttctctgaagACAAGGAATATGGCGGAGGGTGAAACAAAGGCAGGGGAAATCTGTTTACAAGATATCCATGTTCCGACTGCCAACTAATAAGCAATTAGCATCTTAAGGAGAGGATAAGTAGGATTTCAATGTTCAGACACACATACTGTAGGAGTAGTTGGTATGTGGTACTCAATGGTGATGGCAGGATGGTGTCAAGTCTCGTTTCTTAAAAGGCTTGAGTCTTATGGAGAAGCAAAATTTCACATGTGAATTTCTGGGTGTTTGCCAAACTCTAACTAGGTTTCCAGGAATAATGTGCTCATTCTATCAGACCATGCCTCTTCTTCCCAAGCTTCAAGTGTGATAAATCGTCAGAATTTGACCCCAAGACTATATGCAAATAACAAAGCACTTTATCGTATCCCTGCTGAGTCCCAGAATTCCACTTACAGCCAGTCCTCCACAAGACTAGTCTTTGTTCAAAGAATCATCAAGGCTCATactccatgaaaaaaattaaccctAATTCCTTTAAATGTAGAAGCCTACAAAATCAATGTTTTGAGCCAAAAGCAAAGATTTATTTGCATAAACAAAATACTTTCATTCTAAGGTTGCTCTTACCATCCCACTCTCATTCTCTGTGTTTTGTATTTAGACATTTCTTTTACCCCTTCGGTTTTACCATATGTGGACAGAAGTGAAGCTTCAAGAAAACCTAACAATGAACTTGGCCCTGCACTACCCCTACCCAACAACATGAACTTGTCTGTTCCAGAGATACAAAAGTGAAGTACTTTTTGAAACTGCTGCCTCCTATCAGGCTGCAGTGTGATAAGAACACGAGTCTAAAGTACAAAGATTATATTTAACTGGTGTTTCCATAGTGTTTCAGCAACCCCCTTCTGAAAACCAGTTCTTTTATACTTGAGTAAGCAGCAAGTCCCAGGACAGACCCAGAATTCACTCTAGGGAGAAAATCAATAGTTGGGTCTcgctattttaacttttttaaaaaagctgatttattttgagagagcgagagagccaccatgcaagcgggggaggggcagagagagagggaacaagagaatcccaagcggactccgtggtgatgtggggctcagacccaagaaccatgagatcatgacctgagccaaaaccaagagtcgggacattctactgactgagtcaccctgggacccctaactttaattttttttatttcaagtaggctgtacacccaatgtggggcttgaaagcAAGGCCCTGCCAttaagagctgcatgctctactgactgaaccagccaggtgcccttgttttaATACCATAGTAATGGTAAAACAGAAAATTCcactagttttcccaacacctttgaTACTGAATCCGGGGACATACTCTTTCACCATGAGCACAGGAGTGGACAAAGTGGTGCTCTCTTAGCTTAGAAAGAAAAGGGGACTAATATTTACTATTCTCCATTCCAGCTGGCTGCATACCACAACCTTCTGCTGCttaaaagcacaaagaaatatagccagccctccaccccaccccaaactACCAAACTAGAATTTCTGAAGGAAGTGggcctttttcttaaaaagattcATAAGGATTTTGTTGAGAGCCGCTGATTTGTTGAGTCATTACTCTGCCCTGAGCAATTCAGCAGGCATTTACTATGTTACCTCATTTGTTTCATGGCTGAATTCATACACGTTCAGTCACAGAAGCTTTGTGGTGGAAGAAGAAAGAGTTCACCAGGAAGGGATTCTAAACCCTCCTTTCCAGAAATACTGACCCACAGTTCTTGTCCATTCTGATTTCTTCTCACCTTGCTGCTCTTCCCCCTGGACCCTTTGTCTGATTTCTCCCAATTAATTTTCAGGCGAATCTTCCATTACCCAGGTCCAGAACAACAGATGTGTGTACA
The sequence above is a segment of the Prionailurus bengalensis isolate Pbe53 chromosome B2, Fcat_Pben_1.1_paternal_pri, whole genome shotgun sequence genome. Coding sequences within it:
- the APOBEC2 gene encoding C->U-editing enzyme APOBEC-2, whose product is MAQKEEAAAAAAAAAPAAPAAPASQNGEDLEDLDDPEKLKELIELPPFEIVTGERLPVNFFKFQFRNVEYSSGRNKTFLCYVVEAQGKGGQVQASRGYLEDEHAAAHAEEAFFNTILPACDPAVRYNVTWYVSSSPCAACADRIVRTLGKTKNLRLLILVGRLFMWEEPDVQAALRRLKEAGCRLRIMKPQDFEYVWQNFVEQEEGESKAFEPWEDIQENFLYYEEKLADILK